The region TACAGCTACCGAGTTGGCTGAGTTTCCTGCCCGGCTTCCCTGTCTGGACTCTGTTGACCCTGGCCTGTCTGTGTCTGTTCCTCGGCGCTTGTGGAAAGTCGGCGCAACTCCCGCTTTACGTGTGGCTGCCCGATGCGATGGCGGGTCCCACGCCGGTCTCGGCGCTGATCCACGCCGCCACCATGGTGACCGCCGGTGTCTACATGGTCTGCCGCATGTCTTTCGCGTTCTCGTTGGCACCGGGTGCGTCGGCCACGGTCGCCTGGGTGGGTGCGTTGACCGCACTCTTCGCCGCCACGATCGGCATGGCCCAGAAGGACATCAAGAAGGTTCTGGCGTACTCGACCGTCAGCCAACTCGGCTATATGTTCCTGGCGGCAGGTGTTGGAGCGTATAGCGCCGCGATTTTTCACGTCGCAACTCACGCCTTCTTCAAGGCCCTGCTCTTCCTGGGGGCGGGTTCCGTGATCCTGGGCATGCATCACGAGCAGAATATGGACCGTATGGGCGGCTTGTTGCGCCGGATGCCCTGGACGGGCTGGACTTGCCTCATGGGAGTGGCTGCGATCGCCGGCTTCCCGTTCATGTCGGGCTGGCTGTCGAAGGACGAGATCCTGCTCTCGGTGAACCTCGCCCACGACGTGCCCGGACACTCCGCGCTCTACGCGATCGGTGTACTGACTGCGGGCATCACCGCCTTCTACATGGGTCGTCTGTGGTTTCGCGTATTCACCGGTGAGAACCGGGCCGATCCGCACACCCAGGACCAGATCAAGGAACAACCCTCCTGGATCCTGTTCCCGCTGGTGGTGCTGGCCGTCTTCTCGGTGGTGGCCGGTTGGGGGACGCTACCCGATGCGTACGGGGATCAGTTCTTCGGCATTCGCGAATCGAACAGCCTGCATTACTTCCTGAACCACGTCGCGCACTCCGTGCACCACGAGGTCGACCACTCCACAGAATTCGGGCTGGCGACCTTCTCGACCGGGGTCGCCGCGATCGGCTTCGGCCTTGCCTACCTGCTGTACTACCGGCGCAAGGGTCTCGAAAAACAGATCGTCTCCGCTATCCGCCCTCTGTACCGACTGGTCTACAACAAGTACTGGATCGATGAGCTGTACCAGGCGGTGATCATACGTCCGCTGCTCGCAGTTTCCGATCGCGTGCTCAGCCGGGTGGTCGACGCAAAATGGATCGACGGCTTTGGCGTCAACGGCACGGCACGTTTCGTCGTGGCTAGCGCCGAACGCGTTCTGAAGTACGCGCAGACCGGGCTCACACAGTCCTACGTCTTCGTCATGCTCGTGGGCGGGATTGTCTTGATCGTATATCTGGTGGGAGGCGCCTGATGATCGGCCAGCTTCTCAACGAGAATCTGCTTTCCGTGATCGCTCTTCTGCCGATCGTGAGCGTGCTCGGGCTGGTTCTGCTCGAGGGAGTGGTTTCGCTATTCCAGAGCCAGAGTTCGCGTTTCCCCGACAGCATCTGGAAGATCTTCGCGCTGGTGGTTTCGCTGATCGATCTGGCCCTGGCCACCCAGCTCTGGAGCCGCTTCGACGCGACTCTTGGCGGCATGCAGTTCGTCGAACACGTTCCCTGGATGCCGGAGTTCGGAATCTTCTACTACATGGGCGTGGACGGCATCAGTCTGTTGCTGGTGATGCTGACCGTCTTCCTGTTGCCGGTGATCCTCCTGGCTTCCTGGACCGACATCGGCACCCGCATCAAGCAGTACATCTTCTTCATGCTGGCGCTGCAGTCGGGCATGCTCGGCGCTTTCCTCTCCCTGAACATGTTCCTCTTCTACATTTTCTGGGAAGCGATGCTGATTCCGATGTATTTCATCATCGGGATCTGGGGCGGTCCGAGGCGTATCTATGCGACGGTCAAGTTCTTCATCTACACGATGATCGGCAGTCTGCTCATGCTCGTCGGCATCCTGGTGCTGGCCTATTTGCATCTGAAGCAGTTCGGTGTGATTTCGTTCGACTACATCGGTTTTGCCGGTGCCAGCGGCATCCTGGATACTTCGATCGCGACTGAGGGTGGGGTCTGGTGGCAGCGCCAGGGTGTGCTGTTCGGCGCGTTTGCGCTGGCCTTCGCGATCAAAGTGCCGATGTTCCCGTTCCATACCTGGTTGCCCGACGCACACGTCGAGGCACCGACTCCGGGATCGGCGGTGCTGGCCGGTGTGCTGCTGAAGCTGGGGACCTACGGCTTCATCCGCTACGCCCTGCCGTTGTTCCCGGAAGCCACGATCGCGTTTGCTCCCTGGATCGTCGCTCTTTCCGTGATCGGCATCGTGTATGGCGCACTGGTTGCGATGGTTCAGACCGACATCAAGAAGCTGGTGGCCTATTCATCGGTCAGCCATATGGGCTTCATCGTTCTGGGCTTGTTCGCGCTCAACCCGCAGGGGCTCGAGGGTTCGGTGCTCCAGATGGTGAACCACGGTATCTCGACCGGCGCGCTCTTCATTCTGGTCGGCATGATCTACGAACGTCGCCACGTGCGCGAGATCAGCGCCTTCGGCGGCCTGGCCCACGTGCTGCCGGTGTACGCGACTTTCTTCGTGATCGCCACCATGAGTTCAGTCGGTCTTCCGGCTCTCAACGGTTTCGTCGGCGAGTTCTTGATTCTGCTCGGCGCCTTCCGTTCGCTGACCTGGCCGGCCGTGATCGCGACCAGCGGTGTCATCTTGAGCGCGGTCTATATGCTGTGGATGGTGCGTCGCGTCTTCTTCGGTCCCGTCGTACACGAGGCGAATGCAAAACTACAGGACCTGGGTTTGCGCGAGAAGCTGGTGGTGGTGGCGCTGACGATTCCCATGATCTGGATTGGCGTCTACCCCAGCACATTCCTTACTCCCCTGGAACCGACGATCACGAATCTGCTCGACACCATGGAGCGCCGAGGTGCCGATCTGGCCGCGTACCAGGGATCTCTGGAAGGTGTGGAGACGGTCGAGGCGACGGTCGAGGTGACGACGGAAGAGCCTGGTAGCCCGAAGGAGCACGAATGATCCCGGATCTCGACGTCGGCTCCGTTTCTCCCATGATCATCGTGGCGTGCGGCGCGATTCTCTTGCCGCTCGTCCAGGTCCTGATCGCGCGCAAGAAGACGATCCTCGGAACTGCGCTCACGCAGGAACGTCGCGGTATCTATCTGAGTTTCCTGAGCCTGGCCTTCCTCGGGTTCGCATTCGTTTCTACGCTCAACGGCTGGCAGAGCGGCGTGCGTGTATTCAATCCGGACCATCCGATGATCCTGATGGACGGCGTCACGCACTTTCTGAACGGCGTGATCCTGATCTCGGCCATCCTGACCGTCATGGCTTCCAGCAAGTATCTGGCCGATATCCAGGCGAACCACGGCGAGTACTACGCGTTATTGCTCGCTTCAGTAGTCGGGATGATGTTCCTGGTCGCATCTACGGATCTGCTCATGCTCTTCCTGGCCCTCGAGATGATGAGCATTCCCGTCTACGCCCTGGCCGGATTCCGGCGCACTTCTCTGCAGTCCAATGAGTCGGCCCTCAAGTATTTCCTGATCGGTTCCTTCGCTTCGGGTCTGCTGCTCTACGGCTGTGCACTTCTCTACGGTGCGACCGGTTCGCTCGAGTTCTATGCGATCGGCAAGGGGTTCGATCACGAAAACCCACTTGATCTCCTGGGGGCAGGGCTGGTCCTGATCGGACTGGGCTTCAAGATTTCCTCGGTGCCTTTCCACCAATGGGCCCCCGACACCTACGAGGGCGCCCCGACCAGCGTCAGTGGTTTCATGGCCACGGCGGTCAAAGTGGCGGCCTTCGGAGTACTGGCGCGCGTCGTCTCGGTCGTCTTCGTTCCCGCGGCTGATTCCGTTTTCGTAGTGCTCTGGGTCCTCGCGGTTCTGTCGATGACCGTGGGTAACGTCATGGCCCTGATCCAGCGCAATACCAAGCGGATGCTGGCGTACTCGAGCATCGCGCACGCCGGCTACCTGCTGGTCGGTGTGATCGTGGGCGGAACGGCGGGAACCTCGGCCCTCTTGTTCTATCTGCTGGTCTACACGTTCATGACGATCGGTGCGTTCACGGTCGTGGCCATTCTGGCGAGAGACGGCGAAGAGAGAGACAACATCGACGATCTTTCCGGATTGATCTTCAC is a window of bacterium DNA encoding:
- the nuoL gene encoding NADH-quinone oxidoreductase subunit L, which produces MDHVDDSLRWIPLLPLIAALLSGLWLMFAKGNLPRPVVIVLACGAPILAFAKSLWVVKDLATGFEPGQRYLVDNVYTWISAGDFHAELSFLLDPLSAVMILVVTGVGSLIHIYSVGYMDEDHRDDRGFQRFFVFLNLFTFAMLMLVLGDNLLVMFVGWEGVGVCSYLLIGFWYLEDHNAMCGQKAFVVNRIGDFGFLLGVFLLFWSFSAAGVPTVEFREMALSIGLLEGKTVQLPSWLSFLPGFPVWTLLTLACLCLFLGACGKSAQLPLYVWLPDAMAGPTPVSALIHAATMVTAGVYMVCRMSFAFSLAPGASATVAWVGALTALFAATIGMAQKDIKKVLAYSTVSQLGYMFLAAGVGAYSAAIFHVATHAFFKALLFLGAGSVILGMHHEQNMDRMGGLLRRMPWTGWTCLMGVAAIAGFPFMSGWLSKDEILLSVNLAHDVPGHSALYAIGVLTAGITAFYMGRLWFRVFTGENRADPHTQDQIKEQPSWILFPLVVLAVFSVVAGWGTLPDAYGDQFFGIRESNSLHYFLNHVAHSVHHEVDHSTEFGLATFSTGVAAIGFGLAYLLYYRRKGLEKQIVSAIRPLYRLVYNKYWIDELYQAVIIRPLLAVSDRVLSRVVDAKWIDGFGVNGTARFVVASAERVLKYAQTGLTQSYVFVMLVGGIVLIVYLVGGA
- a CDS encoding NADH-quinone oxidoreductase subunit M; this encodes MALLPIVSVLGLVLLEGVVSLFQSQSSRFPDSIWKIFALVVSLIDLALATQLWSRFDATLGGMQFVEHVPWMPEFGIFYYMGVDGISLLLVMLTVFLLPVILLASWTDIGTRIKQYIFFMLALQSGMLGAFLSLNMFLFYIFWEAMLIPMYFIIGIWGGPRRIYATVKFFIYTMIGSLLMLVGILVLAYLHLKQFGVISFDYIGFAGASGILDTSIATEGGVWWQRQGVLFGAFALAFAIKVPMFPFHTWLPDAHVEAPTPGSAVLAGVLLKLGTYGFIRYALPLFPEATIAFAPWIVALSVIGIVYGALVAMVQTDIKKLVAYSSVSHMGFIVLGLFALNPQGLEGSVLQMVNHGISTGALFILVGMIYERRHVREISAFGGLAHVLPVYATFFVIATMSSVGLPALNGFVGEFLILLGAFRSLTWPAVIATSGVILSAVYMLWMVRRVFFGPVVHEANAKLQDLGLREKLVVVALTIPMIWIGVYPSTFLTPLEPTITNLLDTMERRGADLAAYQGSLEGVETVEATVEVTTEEPGSPKEHE
- a CDS encoding NADH-quinone oxidoreductase subunit N; its protein translation is MIPDLDVGSVSPMIIVACGAILLPLVQVLIARKKTILGTALTQERRGIYLSFLSLAFLGFAFVSTLNGWQSGVRVFNPDHPMILMDGVTHFLNGVILISAILTVMASSKYLADIQANHGEYYALLLASVVGMMFLVASTDLLMLFLALEMMSIPVYALAGFRRTSLQSNESALKYFLIGSFASGLLLYGCALLYGATGSLEFYAIGKGFDHENPLDLLGAGLVLIGLGFKISSVPFHQWAPDTYEGAPTSVSGFMATAVKVAAFGVLARVVSVVFVPAADSVFVVLWVLAVLSMTVGNVMALIQRNTKRMLAYSSIAHAGYLLVGVIVGGTAGTSALLFYLLVYTFMTIGAFTVVAILARDGEERDNIDDLSGLIFTRPFLACIMALCMFSLAGIPLTAGFMGKFQLFLAAIQRGFETGDSWLYMLAIIGVINSAVSLGYYLRVPVVMFMQSPSSDSEPGVPGTFEATVLAICGAMILLLGVIPHDVFGIFWEIDVLSLAQQAAGSFTR